A genomic segment from Planctomycetia bacterium encodes:
- a CDS encoding carbon storage regulator: MLVLSRKTQQSVVVGSAGGLERLLTVKVLDIRGGKVKLGFDVKLDIPVHRQEVWDRIQAEGGQQGPAPLPLAPELQ; encoded by the coding sequence ATGTTGGTCTTGTCTAGGAAAACTCAGCAATCCGTGGTCGTGGGCAGCGCCGGCGGCCTGGAGCGACTGCTGACCGTCAAGGTTCTGGATATTCGTGGTGGCAAAGTGAAGTTGGGCTTTGACGTGAAGCTGGACATTCCAGTCCATCGCCAAGAAGTCTGGGATCGCATTCAAGCTGAAGGCGGTCAACAAGGCCCAGCGCCCCTTCCATTAGCCCCTGAACTGCAATGA
- a CDS encoding cold shock domain-containing protein → MAEGSIKKLTDKGFGFIKTDREKDLFFHSKNLQGVSFDELHEGQHVTYTEGSGPKGPCAENVALV, encoded by the coding sequence ATGGCAGAAGGCAGCATCAAGAAACTGACGGACAAGGGTTTCGGATTCATCAAGACCGACCGTGAAAAGGATTTGTTCTTCCACTCCAAGAACCTCCAAGGCGTGTCCTTCGATGAATTGCACGAAGGTCAGCACGTCACCTACACCGAAGGTAGTGGGCCAAAAGGCCCGTGTGCCGAAAACGTCGCACTCGTTTAG